Genomic segment of Vibrio celticus:
AGCGCCTAGTGATATGGGAGGCGGAAATTGTCCTTCGTTGAGATACTTGTAAAGTGATGAGCGTGATATACCTGTAACCTGAATCACCTCTTTCAATCGCAATAGGCGACTGGAAGTTGGTAACTCTTTAATATTATTCATTTCGTTGTTCATAATACT
This window contains:
- a CDS encoding AlpA family transcriptional regulator produces the protein MNNEMNNIKELPTSSRLLRLKEVIQVTGISRSSLYKYLNEGQFPPPISLGARSVAWIDHEIQAWITTKMKQRSNKAIQNL